The following proteins are co-located in the Vigna angularis cultivar LongXiaoDou No.4 chromosome 2, ASM1680809v1, whole genome shotgun sequence genome:
- the LOC108323227 gene encoding protein NRT1/ PTR FAMILY 5.2 — protein sequence MVLYFWLQGMCLLTLAVSLPGLRPPACAPGVADQDCPQASSLQVGIFFVALYIIAAGTGGTKPNISTMGADQFDEFEPKERSRKLSFYNWWVFYILIGTISAQTLLVYIQDRVGFGLGYGIPTVALAVSIFMFLLGTPLYRHRLPSGSPLTRMVQVLVSEVRKWKVHVPHDLNQLHELSMEEYYASKGRTRIYHSSSLRLVIKFFLFKLYISFVYCNLTNVCRFLDKAAVKTGETSPWMLCTVTQIEETKQMMKMVPILITTCIPSTVIAQTTTLFIRQGTTLDRRMGPHFEIPPACLIAFVNIFMLISVVIYDRLFVPAIRHYTKNPRGISLLQRLGIGLVLHVIIMLTACFVERKRLSVAREKNLLGQLDKIPLTIFILLPQFAFTGIADTFVDVAKLEFFYDQAPEAMKSLGTSYFTTTLSIGNFLNSFLLSTVADLTRKHGHKSWILDNLNASRLDYYYAFLALLSAINFFCFVAVAKLYVYNVDQTQINKDLDMNTTSPQANTEIGQSTTTR from the coding sequence ATGGTCTTGTATTTTTGGTTGCAGGGAATGTGTTTGTTGACGCTAGCAGTGTCACTACCAGGATTGAGACCACCAGCATGTGCTCCAGGAGTTGCAGACCAAGATTGCCCACAAGCATCCTCATTGCAAGTGGGAATTTTCTTCGTTGCCTTGTACATCATTGCAGCAGGAACAGGGGGGACCAAGCCCAACATTTCTACAATGGGAGCAGACCAATTTGACGAGTTTGAACCAAAAGAGAGGTCCCGAAAGCTTTCCTTCTACAATTGGTGGGTGTTCTATATTCTAATTGGAACCATTTCAGCCCAAACTCTCTTGGTTTACATACAAGACAGAGTTGGTTTTGGCCTTGGTTACGGGATCCCAACCGTTGCTCTAGCCGTTTCAATATTCATGTTTCTGCTAGGAACTCCTCTTTATAGGCATAGATTACCCTCTGGCAGCCCTTTAACCAGAATGGTCCAGGTACTTGTGTCTGAAGTGAGGAAGTGGAAGGTACATGTTCCACATGATTTAAATCAGCTACATGAGCTCAGCATGGAAGAGTATTATGCAAGTAAAGGGAGAACGAGAATTTATCACAGTTCTTCATTAAGGCTAGTAATCAAATTTTTCCTCTTCAAAttgtatatttcttttgtttattgtaACTTGACAAATGTGTGCAGATTCCTAGACAAAGCTGCAGTGAAGACAGGCGAAACATCACCATGGATGCTTTGTACTGTGACTCAAATTGAGGAAACCAAGCAAATGATGAAAATGGTTCCTATTTTGATCACTACGTGCATTCCAAGCACCGTAATAGCTCAAACCACCACACTCTTCATCAGACAAGGCACCACACTAGACAGGAGAATGGGACCCCATTTTGAAATCCCTCCAGCATGTCTTATAGCTTTTGTGAACATCTTCATGCTGATAAGCGTTGTGATCTATGACCGTCTTTTCGTTCCGGCAATCCGGCACTACACCAAGAACCCCAGAGGGATCTCCTTGCTGCAGAGACTTGGAATTGGACTTGTGCTACATGTTATCATTATGCTCACTGCATGCTTTGTTGAGAGGAAGAGACTCAGTGTGGCAAGAGAAAAGAACCTTTTAGGCCAGCTTGATAAAATTCCTCTAACCATTTTCATCCTCCTCCCTCAGTTTGCTTTTACAGGAATTGCTGACACCTTTGTTGATGTTGCCAAGTTGGAGTTCTTCTATGATCAAGCACCAGAAGCCATGAAAAGTTTGGGAACCTCATATTTCACAACCACCTTGAGCATTGGAAATTTTCTTAATAGTTTTCTGCTTTCAACTGTCGCTGATCTCACCCGCAAACATGGTCACAAGAGTTGGATTTTGGATAATCTAAATGCTTCCCGTTTAGATTATTATTATGCATTCTTGGCTCTTCTCAGCGCTATCAATTTCTTTTGCTTTGTGGCTGTTGCCAAATTGTACGTCTATAATGTTGATCAAACACAAATCAACAAGGACTTGGATATGAACACTACTTCACCTCAAGCCAATACTGAAATAGGCCAAAGTACCACAACCAGATAA